TCTACAAATACGAAAGGAGGCTACCCCGGATGGCTACGGTACTGACTGTATTCGATAAATGGAAAGAATTTCTGGCGGAGCGTGTAAATGCGGCAGAAAAGTCGGGCATGAACGAAGAAACCATTTCCAAGCTTGCCTTCCAAATCGGTGAATTCTTAGCCGATAAAGTCGACCCCAAAAATAAAGAGGAGCGTTTGCTTAAAGAATTATGGGATGTTGGTAATGAGGACGAAAAACGTGTATTGGCCCGCTTAATGGTGAAACTTGTAGACAAATCTTAAAACATGGTACAATCAAATCAGCCTCCTTATGGAGGCTTTTCCATGTTTCTTAAATATGTACTCGGACTCACTATGTTTGCTAGAAATGAAAGGATACTAGAAAATGAAAAGCAGCAGAAAAAGCGCCAAAGCCGCTCTCATCAGTGTTTGTCTGCTTGTGCTTGCCGGGTGCGGCAACCGTGGATTGCCCGAAATCAAGCCTGAAGTGATGGCAAATAAACATGCTGTTTATTTGGTGACAAGCGGCAAAATAAAGGAAGATCAAACAAAAATAAGTGAAGTGCTTGAGCGATGGCATCAGGATAATCAGCTTGTGTTCAATTGGAAACAGAATGCGGACAGCTGGAGTGATGAAATTGCTAAAGAAATCGAGGCCAAACCTTATGATTACGTTTATGTTATGGGTGATTCATTATTGGATGGAGCCGCTAAGCAGGCGGAGGCTGTTAAGAAAACGAAATTCATTCTTCTTCAAAACAAACCGAATGGCAGCCTGACTAATGCTGTACCGGAAAAAGCAGATAATGTGCAGATCGTCGAAATGAACCAGCAAAACATTGACAATCAAATGGAGAGTTGGGTAAAACTACATAATAAGCTTGGGGATTCCATTATTTGGCTTACGGTAAAAGATAAGCCGATACCAAAAGAATGGAATATTTCAAATGAGAGCGATCGTGTAGTATACTTGGATACGGACGATAAATGGCTCGATAGGGTCAAACAGCAGGTAACCAAATATCGGCCTAATTGGGTTGTACTGTATGCGGGTGCGGATGAAACTAAAAGCTCCAAGCTAAAAGCACTGAATCTACCATTAATCGATACGAGTTCTTCCTTTTCCGCTGAAATGAAATGGGATGCGGTTCTAGACAACCAGTTAGGAAAAATGAACCAGGAGTTCCGTCCAGGCATACAATCGTATACGGAACAGGAGTTTTCCCAATTAAAATTTGATAAGAATTAAAAGATATTGGGAGGACTTTGGATCATTTTGTAGAACTAGTGTGGGTGTTTTGGAATATAACATAGGAGAATGACAGCATCTTGGACGAAGAGGGTGATCGTAATGGAAGTAAAACAGTGGTATATGGAATACAGAATCCATAAAAACCGTCCGGGTTTGCTGGGAGATATCGCTTCTCTTATGGGAATGCTCGATATAAACATTGTGACCATCAATGGGGTTGAAGACCGGACGCGCGGCATGCTTTTGCAAACCAACGATGATGAAAAAATCGAATTAATGGGTAAAATGCTGAAAAAAGTGGATAATATTACTATCACTGCCTTGAGGGCACCTAAGCTTGTTGATATACTGGCAGTACGGCATGGAAGATACATAGACAGGGATTCCGATGACCGCAAGACTTTTCGTTTTACCAGAGAAGAACTTGGACTGCTTGTTGACTTTCTCGGGGAAGTGTTCAAGCGGGAAGGCAACCAGATAATAGGCCTTCGGGGAATGCCCCGGGTTGGAAAAACAGAATCCATCATTGCAGGCAGTGTA
This Paenibacillus larvae subsp. larvae DNA region includes the following protein-coding sequences:
- a CDS encoding DUF3243 domain-containing protein; the protein is MATVLTVFDKWKEFLAERVNAAEKSGMNEETISKLAFQIGEFLADKVDPKNKEERLLKELWDVGNEDEKRVLARLMVKLVDKS
- a CDS encoding DUF3388 domain-containing protein, coding for MEVKQWYMEYRIHKNRPGLLGDIASLMGMLDINIVTINGVEDRTRGMLLQTNDDEKIELMGKMLKKVDNITITALRAPKLVDILAVRHGRYIDRDSDDRKTFRFTREELGLLVDFLGEVFKREGNQIIGLRGMPRVGKTESIIAGSVCSNKRWTFVSSTLLRQTVRSQLSEDEMSSNNVFIIDGIVSTLRSNEKHFSLLQEIMAMPATKVIEHPDIFVKESHYTYDDFTYIIELRNNPDEEINYDSFTYNVEPF